CGATCGACACCAGTTCATCGTCCGTATAATCAAGGATGTTTTTCATCCAGGATCCCGCTGCTTCCCGGAACGCGCTGTTGATCTCCGCTTCTGTCACAGTCTTTTTCAGTTCCATCACAAAATCGGTCAGGGAGACGTTGGGTGTCGGAACGCGAACGGAGATTCCATCCAGCTTCCCTTTTAGATCAGGAAGCACTTCTCCAACTGCGACGGCTGCGCCTGTAGTTGTCGGAATCATGGAGAGGGCGGCGGCGCGAGCTCTACGAAGATCTTTGTGCGGAAGGTCGAGAAGTTTTTGATCGTTCGTGTAGGAATGGATCGTGGTCATGTAACCTCGTATGATCCCGAATTTCACGTGCAGGACTTTCGCCACCGTGGCAAGACAATTCGTCGTACAGGATGCATTCGATATCACATGATGCTTGGAGGCTTCGTACATGTCCTCGTTAACACCCAGGCAAATCGTGACGTCCGGCTCTTTTGCGGGCGCAGAAATCAGGACTTTCTTTGCCCCACCTTCCAGATGTTTTGCCGCGTCGGACCGCTTTGTGAAAAGTCCCGTGCTCTCCACAACGATATCCACACCCAGATTTTTCCATGGCAACTTCGCCGGATCTTTCTCCGAGTAAACGGCGATTTCATCATCGTTGACAATGAT
The sequence above is drawn from the bacterium genome and encodes:
- the gap gene encoding type I glyceraldehyde-3-phosphate dehydrogenase; translation: MSIKIGINGFGRIGRNLLRCSMGEKNFDFVAVNDITDTKTLAHLLKYDSVLGNLEQKIDSKEKSIIVNDDEIAVYSEKDPAKLPWKNLGVDIVVESTGLFTKRSDAAKHLEGGAKKVLISAPAKEPDVTICLGVNEDMYEASKHHVISNASCTTNCLATVAKVLHVKFGIIRGYMTTIHSYTNDQKLLDLPHKDLRRARAAALSMIPTTTGAAVAVGEVLPDLKGKLDGISVRVPTPNVSLTDFVMELKKTVTEAEINSAFREAAGSWMKNILDYTDDELVSIDFRGNPHSSIVDGPYTAVMDGNFAKVLAWYDNEWGYSCRLRDLIKLVARSL